One genomic segment of Candidatus Kryptonium sp. includes these proteins:
- a CDS encoding DNA starvation/stationary phase protection protein encodes MKPNIGITEQNLEGVVKILSTLLADEYVLYTKARNYHWNVIGTQFYELHKFFQKLYEELNEYIDDIAERIRTLGGNTIATLKEFLELTRLKEHPGEYPDAKTMIANLLNDYETIIRNLRNDITTIAEKYQDIGTADFLTELMEEHEKTAWMLRAFLS; translated from the coding sequence ATGAAGCCCAATATTGGAATAACGGAACAAAACCTTGAAGGCGTTGTTAAAATCTTAAGCACCTTACTTGCCGACGAATATGTGCTTTATACGAAAGCAAGAAATTATCATTGGAATGTCATAGGAACACAATTCTATGAACTTCATAAATTTTTCCAAAAATTATACGAAGAACTAAACGAATATATTGACGATATCGCTGAAAGAATTCGCACATTAGGTGGAAACACAATTGCAACATTAAAAGAATTTCTTGAACTCACACGCTTAAAAGAACATCCAGGTGAATATCCTGACGCTAAAACTATGATCGCTAACTTATTGAACGATTACGAAACCATCATTAGAAATTTAAGAAACGATATAACAACGATAGCAGAAAAATATCAAGACATCGGAACTGCCGACTTTCTAACAGAGCTAATGGAAGAACACGAGAAAACAGCTTGGATGTTAAGAGCCTTCTTATCGTAA
- a CDS encoding anaerobic glycerol-3-phosphate dehydrogenase subunit C, which yields MVFDLKDPKFWDEEALFKEMYRIFDICNGCRLCYNLCPSFEFLFQKIDETDNLDDLKKQDYYRVVELCYDCKLCFPKCPYTPPHHYELDFPRLMLRAKAVRAKKEGIPLRDKILGQADLIGKLGSKFAGLINLANRLKISRVLMEKTLGIHRERNLPEYHSETFEKWFKKYSKQNGKKEEKTAKVVLFYTCTVNYNEPELGKAIVKVLEHNDIEVIVPEQKCCGMPFLDGGDIDSAIKNAKFNVKSLINYVKQGYDIVIPAPTCSYMLKQEYTMLLPDDEDAKLIAQHTYDISEYLMKLHKEGKLKTDFKNPQGKIIYHLPCHLKAQNIGYKSRDLLELIPGTEVEMIQRCSGHDGTWSMKKEFFEMSLKVGKPIFDKINQNGTEAQVVVSSDCTLAQLQIEKGTGKKGLHPIQILYNAYGLNENKK from the coding sequence ATGGTTTTTGATTTAAAAGACCCCAAATTTTGGGATGAAGAAGCTCTCTTTAAAGAAATGTATCGCATCTTTGATATCTGTAATGGATGCCGACTTTGCTATAACCTTTGTCCATCTTTTGAGTTTTTATTTCAAAAAATTGATGAAACCGACAACCTTGATGACCTTAAAAAACAAGATTATTACAGAGTCGTTGAACTTTGCTATGATTGCAAGCTTTGTTTTCCGAAGTGCCCTTATACCCCACCGCACCACTACGAACTTGATTTCCCGAGATTGATGCTAAGAGCAAAAGCAGTGAGGGCTAAAAAAGAAGGAATTCCTTTACGCGATAAAATTCTTGGACAAGCAGATTTAATTGGAAAACTTGGGAGCAAATTTGCAGGTTTAATTAATTTAGCAAATCGTCTTAAGATAAGCAGAGTTTTAATGGAAAAAACACTTGGAATTCACAGAGAAAGAAACTTGCCCGAATATCATAGTGAGACATTTGAAAAATGGTTCAAGAAATACTCAAAACAAAATGGAAAAAAAGAAGAAAAAACCGCTAAAGTTGTCTTATTCTACACCTGCACCGTTAATTACAACGAACCTGAACTTGGAAAAGCAATTGTAAAGGTCCTTGAACATAACGATATTGAAGTCATCGTCCCTGAACAAAAATGTTGTGGGATGCCATTTCTTGATGGCGGAGATATTGATTCAGCTATCAAAAATGCAAAGTTTAATGTTAAATCACTTATCAACTATGTCAAACAAGGTTATGATATCGTGATACCAGCACCTACCTGTAGCTATATGCTAAAACAAGAATACACGATGCTTCTTCCAGATGATGAAGATGCTAAGTTAATTGCTCAACACACATATGATATTTCCGAATATCTAATGAAACTTCACAAGGAAGGAAAATTAAAAACTGATTTCAAGAACCCTCAAGGCAAGATCATTTATCATCTCCCTTGCCATCTCAAGGCACAAAACATTGGCTATAAATCAAGAGATCTGCTTGAGCTGATACCGGGGACAGAAGTTGAAATGATCCAACGTTGTTCTGGCCATGACGGAACTTGGAGTATGAAAAAAGAGTTTTTTGAAATGTCTTTAAAAGTTGGGAAACCTATTTTTGACAAAATAAATCAAAATGGAACTGAAGCTCAAGTTGTTGTTTCATCCGATTGTACTCTTGCACAATTGCAAATTGAGAAAGGGACTGGGAAAAAAGGTTTGCATCCAATTCAAATACTTTATAACGCATACGGTTTAAATGAAAATAAAAAATAA
- a CDS encoding rubrerythrin family protein has translation MPKSLAGTKTLENLKHGFAGESQANRRYLYFARQADIEGYPDIAGVFRDTAEGETGHAFGHFDFLRQYGAGDPVTGEPVGDTISNLKSAIAGETYEFTEMYPGFARTAREEGFDDIAEWFETLARAEKSHATRFQKALESLTGGK, from the coding sequence ATGCCAAAATCACTTGCAGGAACCAAAACGCTTGAAAATCTCAAGCACGGTTTTGCTGGGGAATCCCAAGCAAATCGTCGTTATCTCTACTTTGCCCGTCAAGCAGACATTGAAGGTTATCCTGACATTGCAGGCGTTTTCAGAGATACTGCAGAAGGTGAAACTGGGCATGCTTTCGGACACTTTGATTTCTTGAGACAATACGGAGCTGGCGATCCGGTTACTGGCGAACCAGTTGGTGATACGATCTCCAACCTCAAATCAGCAATTGCTGGTGAGACTTATGAGTTCACTGAAATGTATCCAGGTTTCGCAAGAACTGCTCGTGAGGAGGGATTTGATGATATTGCAGAGTGGTTTGAAACACTTGCTCGTGCTGAAAAATCCCACGCAACAAGATTCCAAAAAGCTCTTGAGAGCTTGACTGGCGGCAAGTAA
- the acnA gene encoding aconitate hydratase AcnA, translated as MNNAHPFKDAISTIEVGRKKIKIFKLSWLEEQGLANISKLPYSIRVLVENILRNCDNYLVTEDDLKAIASWQPKPPLREIPFMPARVLLQDFTGVPCIVDLASMRDAVKRLGKDPKIINPLKPVDLVIDHSVQVDFFGTSYAFDWNVKREFELNKERYVLLKWAQKAFKNFRVVPPGTGIIHQVNLEYLSKVVQTENGFAFPDTLVGTDSHTTMINGIGVLGWGVGGIEAEAVMLGQPYYITIPEVIGVKLTGELPEGATATDLVLTITNVLRKKGVVEKFVEFFGPGVSKLSVADRATIANMAPEYGATCGFFPIDDETINYLKLTGREKLAPIVEAYAKEQYLFRYDDSPEPEYTDVVEIDMSQIEPTLAGPSRPQDKVLLRDVKTHFEKALKENYKVNGEAGKTIEILIRNQKAELSHGSVVISAITSCTNTSNPTVLIGAGLLAKKAVEKGLTTKPYVKTSLAPGSRVVTEYLKQAGLMPYLESLGFHLVGYGCTTCIGNSGPLPEPVSKAITENNLIVCAVLSGNRNFEARVHPLVKANYLASPILVVAYAIAGKIDIDFNSEPIGYDPNGNPVFLKDIWPSQGEIKETINQVLNSKLFKKKYADVFEGNEYWKEIPITESELFEWDPNSTYIQNPPFFENLTLEPEPPKDIVNAYCLAVFGDSITTDHISPAGSISENSPAGKYLIERGVPKSEFNTFGARRGAHEVMMRGTFGNVRIKNLMLPGVEGGLTVHVPTGEKMFIYDAAMRYKQENRPLIIIAGKEYGTGSSRDWAAKGTYLLGVKAVIAESFERIHRSNLVGMGVLPLQFKDGENRETLGLSGFEEFTIEGISENLYPRKMLKVTAKLPDGTTKTFEVIARLDTPVEVEYYSNGGIMQTVLRKLLKNSK; from the coding sequence ATGAACAACGCACACCCTTTCAAAGACGCGATTTCAACGATTGAAGTCGGAAGGAAAAAGATAAAAATTTTTAAACTCTCTTGGCTGGAAGAACAAGGGCTTGCAAATATCTCAAAACTTCCCTATTCAATAAGAGTCCTCGTTGAGAACATACTTCGCAATTGCGATAACTATCTTGTAACCGAGGACGACCTTAAAGCCATCGCTTCATGGCAACCCAAGCCACCACTTCGTGAAATTCCCTTTATGCCAGCAAGAGTGCTTTTGCAGGATTTCACAGGTGTCCCATGCATTGTTGACCTTGCATCAATGAGAGACGCTGTGAAACGACTTGGCAAAGACCCCAAGATCATAAACCCTCTAAAACCTGTTGACCTTGTGATTGACCATTCCGTTCAAGTTGATTTCTTCGGGACATCATACGCTTTTGATTGGAATGTTAAGCGTGAATTTGAACTTAACAAAGAAAGATATGTCCTTCTAAAATGGGCACAAAAAGCATTTAAGAATTTCAGAGTTGTTCCACCAGGAACTGGAATAATTCACCAAGTAAATCTTGAATATCTATCAAAGGTCGTGCAAACGGAAAATGGATTTGCTTTTCCAGATACACTTGTTGGCACAGATTCACACACTACAATGATAAATGGGATAGGTGTTCTCGGTTGGGGCGTCGGTGGGATAGAAGCAGAAGCTGTGATGCTCGGTCAACCATACTATATAACCATCCCCGAAGTAATTGGAGTAAAATTAACAGGTGAACTTCCGGAAGGAGCAACAGCAACAGACCTTGTTTTAACAATCACAAATGTCCTTCGCAAAAAAGGAGTAGTTGAGAAATTCGTTGAGTTTTTCGGACCTGGCGTATCAAAACTTTCCGTCGCTGATAGGGCTACAATAGCTAACATGGCACCTGAATATGGCGCAACTTGCGGTTTCTTCCCAATAGACGATGAAACAATTAATTATCTGAAATTAACAGGGCGTGAAAAACTAGCTCCGATAGTTGAAGCTTACGCAAAGGAACAATACCTTTTTAGATATGATGATTCCCCCGAACCAGAATATACCGATGTAGTTGAAATTGATATGAGCCAGATTGAACCAACGCTTGCTGGTCCAAGCCGTCCACAAGACAAAGTTTTACTGCGCGATGTAAAGACACATTTTGAAAAAGCGTTGAAAGAAAATTATAAAGTTAACGGAGAAGCAGGAAAAACTATTGAAATTTTAATCCGCAATCAAAAAGCGGAACTCTCTCATGGTTCTGTTGTAATCTCTGCGATAACATCGTGCACGAATACATCAAATCCAACAGTTTTAATTGGTGCTGGACTACTTGCGAAAAAAGCCGTTGAAAAAGGACTAACGACTAAACCATATGTAAAGACCAGCTTGGCGCCTGGCTCAAGAGTTGTAACTGAATATCTAAAGCAAGCTGGTTTGATGCCATATCTTGAATCTCTCGGATTTCATCTCGTTGGTTACGGATGTACAACTTGCATCGGAAACAGCGGTCCTTTGCCAGAACCGGTTTCAAAAGCAATCACGGAAAATAATTTGATCGTTTGTGCTGTACTGAGCGGAAACAGAAATTTTGAGGCACGAGTACACCCACTTGTGAAGGCAAATTATTTAGCATCGCCAATACTTGTCGTCGCATATGCAATAGCTGGAAAAATTGATATTGATTTCAACAGCGAACCTATTGGCTACGATCCTAATGGAAATCCTGTATTTTTGAAAGATATTTGGCCAAGCCAAGGCGAAATCAAAGAAACAATTAATCAAGTTCTCAACTCAAAGCTTTTCAAGAAAAAATATGCAGATGTCTTTGAAGGAAACGAATACTGGAAAGAAATCCCAATTACAGAAAGCGAACTTTTTGAATGGGATCCAAATTCAACTTATATTCAAAATCCACCCTTCTTTGAAAACTTAACATTAGAACCTGAACCACCAAAGGACATTGTAAACGCATATTGTCTTGCTGTTTTCGGTGATTCAATCACCACAGACCATATATCACCAGCTGGCTCAATTTCCGAAAATAGTCCCGCTGGTAAATACTTAATTGAAAGAGGCGTCCCAAAATCTGAATTCAACACTTTTGGTGCAAGGAGAGGAGCTCATGAAGTTATGATGCGCGGAACCTTTGGAAATGTTAGAATAAAAAATCTGATGCTTCCTGGCGTAGAAGGTGGTTTGACTGTGCATGTTCCAACCGGCGAAAAGATGTTCATTTACGACGCTGCGATGCGCTATAAACAAGAAAATCGCCCGCTAATAATAATTGCTGGAAAAGAATACGGAACTGGAAGCTCGCGTGACTGGGCTGCAAAGGGAACATATTTACTTGGAGTTAAAGCAGTTATCGCTGAAAGCTTTGAGAGGATACACAGAAGCAATTTAGTTGGTATGGGCGTTTTACCACTTCAATTCAAAGATGGAGAGAACCGTGAAACCCTTGGATTAAGTGGATTTGAAGAATTTACAATTGAAGGTATATCTGAAAACCTTTATCCTCGTAAAATGCTAAAGGTTACAGCTAAGTTACCCGACGGCACTACTAAAACTTTTGAGGTCATAGCTCGCCTTGATACCCCTGTTGAAGTTGAATACTACTCTAACGGTGGGATAATGCAAACCGTTCTTCGCAAACTTCTTAAAAATTCAAAATAA
- a CDS encoding D-glycerate dehydrogenase, which produces MKKDYTVLVTRQIPEIGIQILKKHFKNIIVNTKDRNLTYEELLKAVRGVDAVLCLLSDRIDAKVIANMDKCKIISNYAVGFNNIDIDEATKRGIIVTNTPGVLTDATADLTWALILAVTRRIIEADKFVRKKKFKGWSPTLLLGTELAGKTLGIIGAGRIGTAVGLRAKGFKMKVLYYNTNKNETLEEEVGAKKVSLDTLLKNSDIITIHVPLTPQTKHLIGEREIKLMKKTSYLINTSRGEVVDEKALIKALKTKRIAGAGLDVFEQEPFVPDELLKLDNVVLTPHIGSATFEARTKMAIMAAESIVKVLSGKIPANVVNSEVLKSMR; this is translated from the coding sequence ATGAAAAAAGATTACACAGTTCTCGTCACCAGGCAAATTCCAGAAATAGGAATTCAAATTCTGAAAAAACACTTCAAGAACATCATAGTTAACACTAAAGACAGAAACCTAACTTATGAAGAACTTCTCAAAGCAGTTCGTGGCGTTGACGCGGTCCTTTGCCTTTTAAGCGACAGAATAGATGCCAAGGTCATAGCAAATATGGACAAATGCAAAATCATTTCAAACTACGCAGTCGGATTTAATAACATTGACATTGACGAAGCAACCAAGAGAGGAATAATTGTGACAAACACCCCTGGAGTTTTAACAGATGCGACCGCCGACCTTACTTGGGCTCTCATACTTGCCGTGACAAGACGAATAATTGAAGCAGACAAGTTCGTAAGAAAGAAAAAATTTAAAGGATGGTCTCCTACACTTTTGCTTGGAACTGAACTAGCTGGCAAAACGCTCGGAATAATCGGCGCTGGCAGAATTGGGACAGCCGTCGGATTAAGAGCAAAGGGCTTCAAAATGAAAGTTTTATACTACAACACAAACAAAAACGAAACACTTGAAGAAGAAGTAGGTGCTAAAAAAGTTTCACTTGATACATTGCTCAAAAATTCCGACATAATCACAATTCATGTCCCATTGACTCCCCAAACGAAACATCTAATCGGAGAAAGAGAAATAAAACTGATGAAGAAAACATCTTACCTAATAAACACATCACGAGGTGAGGTGGTTGATGAAAAAGCTTTGATAAAAGCGCTCAAAACCAAAAGGATAGCCGGTGCTGGTCTTGATGTATTTGAACAAGAACCATTTGTCCCTGATGAATTGCTAAAGCTTGATAATGTTGTTTTAACTCCACACATCGGAAGTGCGACATTTGAAGCAAGAACTAAAATGGCAATAATGGCTGCTGAAAGCATTGTTAAGGTTTTGTCAGGGAAAATACCAGCAAATGTTGTGAATTCAGAGGTTTTAAAATCTATGAGGTGA
- a CDS encoding macro domain-containing protein: MPNKVLLETKINDKIIRIVHGDITEENVDAIVNAANEYLKHGAGVAGAIVKKGGYVIQEESDKIGYVPTGSAAITTAGKLPAKFVIHAVGPVWKGGDNQEDEKLRSAVLSSLKIADEKKLKSISIPAISAGIFGFPKERCAKILIDTAVKFLEQNPHTTIEEIRFCLFDEPTLNAFVSEFQQKFQSV, encoded by the coding sequence ATGCCAAACAAAGTTTTGCTTGAAACAAAAATCAACGATAAAATAATTCGTATAGTCCACGGCGATATCACTGAAGAAAATGTTGACGCAATTGTAAACGCAGCAAATGAATATCTAAAACATGGTGCTGGAGTTGCCGGTGCAATAGTTAAAAAAGGTGGTTATGTTATTCAAGAGGAAAGCGACAAAATCGGCTATGTTCCAACCGGAAGCGCAGCAATCACAACGGCAGGAAAACTGCCAGCGAAGTTCGTCATCCACGCAGTCGGACCTGTCTGGAAAGGCGGAGATAACCAAGAAGATGAAAAATTACGAAGCGCTGTTTTATCAAGTTTAAAAATAGCGGATGAAAAAAAGCTAAAATCAATCTCCATCCCCGCAATAAGTGCTGGAATATTTGGATTTCCAAAAGAAAGATGCGCAAAAATTTTAATTGACACAGCAGTAAAATTTCTTGAACAAAACCCGCACACGACAATAGAAGAGATACGCTTTTGCCTCTTTGACGAGCCAACTTTGAACGCCTTCGTCTCCGAGTTTCAACAAAAATTTCAAAGTGTATAA
- a CDS encoding DNA-3-methyladenine glycosylase, with product MPNPAELNLLVGKKLNQDFYLKPTLEVARELLGKIIVRRLGDKILAGKIVETEAYIGEKDPACHAYGGITPRNKIMYLPGGHAYVYFTYGMHYCFNVVTEREGFPAAVLIRAVEPIVGIEIMKKFRKTSDIYNLTNGPAKFCQAFQIDKKLNGASLLDDEIFIISTTNDEKFKILKTPRIGIKRGLDKKWRFLIAGNPFVSKTKFAINI from the coding sequence ATGCCGAACCCGGCTGAACTAAATCTCCTTGTGGGGAAAAAGTTAAATCAAGATTTCTATCTAAAACCGACGCTTGAAGTTGCGCGTGAACTCCTTGGTAAAATAATCGTAAGACGACTTGGGGATAAAATTTTAGCTGGCAAAATAGTTGAAACCGAAGCTTACATAGGTGAAAAAGATCCCGCTTGCCACGCCTACGGAGGAATCACACCGAGAAACAAGATAATGTATCTCCCCGGTGGCCATGCTTATGTTTACTTCACTTATGGAATGCATTATTGTTTTAATGTTGTAACGGAAAGAGAAGGTTTTCCTGCAGCTGTGTTAATTCGTGCCGTTGAGCCCATCGTCGGAATTGAAATCATGAAGAAATTTCGCAAAACAAGTGATATTTATAACTTAACAAACGGACCAGCAAAGTTTTGTCAAGCGTTTCAAATTGACAAAAAATTAAACGGCGCTTCCTTGCTTGACGATGAAATTTTTATAATCTCCACAACGAACGATGAAAAATTCAAAATTTTAAAAACCCCACGAATTGGCATCAAACGAGGGCTTGACAAAAAATGGAGATTTTTAATCGCTGGAAATCCATTCGTTTCAAAAACAAAATTTGCAATAAATATCTGA